The proteins below come from a single Candidatus Binatia bacterium genomic window:
- a CDS encoding TonB-dependent receptor gives MSSGIFLLSSLLATLCLPTVAGGQETAPEGATLSRHESRSIEEIVVTARRRAELLEDTPISVTALSEATLREAGVTRLDEIQELVPNLQMPTGRSGLEGRIRIRGIGTSTSEVAFDPGVGVYVDGVYLPRSLGQLVDVLDIEQVEVLRGPQGTLFGKNTVGGALNITTVKPTQQLEAWALLRPGNLGSLHTRMMVNTPIGTGWLRERLAARVAFSSTNRRGYTYNTFRNEYWSDTNSLAFLGSLRFTPVDDVSINVSGSWSRNHGRQRGGQCLVVRETVLGNLQPGLYDACRASGKYEFEADPATIADVESYGTWGTIAWDVGEVGPIDHLKVKSITSWRQQHPRGRDDFDMTEFPVIQLASVGGGVLDGEPGFQQQISQEIQLNASAWDDRLNFVGGYFVLWEKGTALWTIWAMGNALDAATTTDVDFSNWTWAPFAQATLDMTDWASLTAGLRYTEDKKGLHLLFYDPRMPEPPQLDRDKSVIFSAWTPMGSLALRLPDEYTDGTPLNHLMGYFTYSRGFKGGGFDAVTSPFAEELNRFDPETLDSFEFGVKTISFEQRVTLNLSLFLGNYEDIQITKFQDLGDTDGDGLPNLQRVTLNAASGTTKGLELELQALPMDGLRITGSVGLLDARYDDFEGLDDVTGDNVDRAGQRFLLTPEIQSHIAIQYSLPVSFAGPQWLQGWITPRVDWSYQGNVLYLGPEIPQGTQSGYNLVHLRVSYDFLDDRAQVGLWTRNLLDEAYFDYAFSSSSSFGTGNRWFQVGRTYGAELSYRL, from the coding sequence GTGAGTTCGGGAATTTTTCTCCTCTCGAGCCTCCTTGCGACGCTCTGCTTGCCGACCGTTGCCGGCGGGCAAGAGACTGCGCCCGAGGGCGCGACCCTTTCGCGGCACGAGAGCCGCAGCATCGAAGAGATTGTCGTCACCGCCCGGCGGCGTGCGGAGCTGTTGGAGGATACGCCGATCTCCGTCACGGCACTGAGCGAGGCGACGCTGCGCGAGGCCGGTGTCACTCGCCTCGACGAGATCCAGGAACTCGTTCCGAACCTCCAGATGCCGACGGGACGTTCGGGCCTCGAGGGTCGCATTCGGATTCGAGGGATCGGCACGTCGACCAGCGAGGTCGCCTTCGATCCGGGCGTCGGAGTATACGTAGATGGCGTTTATCTGCCGCGGTCTCTCGGGCAGCTCGTCGACGTGCTCGACATCGAGCAGGTGGAGGTCCTGCGCGGCCCCCAGGGGACGCTCTTCGGAAAGAATACGGTCGGCGGGGCGCTCAACATCACGACCGTGAAGCCGACGCAGCAGCTCGAAGCGTGGGCCCTGTTGCGGCCCGGCAATCTGGGCTCGTTGCACACGCGGATGATGGTGAACACGCCGATCGGAACCGGTTGGCTGCGCGAGAGACTGGCGGCGCGAGTGGCGTTCAGTTCCACGAATCGGCGGGGGTACACCTACAACACGTTTCGAAATGAGTACTGGTCCGATACGAACTCTCTCGCCTTCTTGGGCTCGCTTCGGTTCACGCCGGTCGACGACGTATCGATCAACGTGAGTGGCTCGTGGTCGCGCAATCACGGTCGCCAGCGGGGCGGGCAATGCCTGGTCGTTCGCGAGACCGTCCTCGGAAACCTGCAGCCGGGGCTGTACGACGCGTGTCGCGCGTCGGGGAAGTATGAGTTCGAAGCCGATCCCGCGACGATCGCGGACGTCGAGAGCTACGGCACGTGGGGAACCATTGCATGGGACGTGGGTGAAGTCGGGCCCATTGATCACCTCAAGGTGAAGTCGATCACCTCGTGGCGTCAGCAGCACCCGCGCGGGCGGGACGACTTCGACATGACGGAGTTCCCCGTAATCCAGCTCGCGAGTGTCGGCGGCGGGGTGCTCGACGGCGAGCCCGGGTTCCAGCAGCAGATCAGCCAGGAGATCCAGCTGAACGCTTCGGCGTGGGACGATCGTCTCAACTTCGTGGGCGGCTACTTCGTATTGTGGGAGAAGGGCACCGCGCTCTGGACGATCTGGGCAATGGGCAACGCACTCGACGCGGCGACCACGACGGACGTGGACTTCAGCAACTGGACGTGGGCGCCGTTCGCGCAAGCAACGCTGGACATGACGGATTGGGCGAGCCTCACGGCGGGGCTGCGGTACACCGAGGACAAGAAGGGCCTGCACCTCCTGTTCTACGATCCCCGCATGCCCGAGCCGCCGCAGCTCGATCGCGACAAGAGCGTGATCTTCTCTGCGTGGACACCGATGGGGAGCCTCGCGCTTCGACTGCCCGACGAATATACGGACGGCACGCCGCTGAACCACCTGATGGGGTACTTCACGTACTCTCGCGGGTTCAAAGGGGGCGGCTTCGACGCGGTGACATCGCCGTTTGCCGAGGAGCTGAACCGGTTCGATCCGGAGACACTCGATTCATTCGAGTTTGGAGTGAAGACGATCTCGTTCGAGCAACGGGTGACGCTCAACTTGTCACTCTTCCTCGGCAACTATGAGGATATTCAGATCACGAAGTTCCAGGACCTGGGCGACACCGATGGCGACGGGTTGCCGAACCTTCAGCGCGTTACGCTCAATGCGGCGAGCGGGACGACGAAGGGTCTCGAACTCGAACTGCAGGCCTTGCCGATGGACGGGCTGCGAATCACGGGCTCTGTCGGACTGCTCGACGCTCGGTATGACGACTTCGAAGGCCTAGACGACGTGACGGGCGACAACGTCGACCGGGCCGGGCAACGGTTCTTGCTGACTCCGGAGATCCAGTCCCACATCGCTATCCAGTACTCGCTGCCGGTGTCTTTCGCGGGGCCGCAGTGGCTGCAGGGTTGGATCACTCCCCGGGTGGACTGGTCCTATCAAGGGAACGTCCTGTATCTGGGCCCCGAGATCCCGCAGGGCACGCAGTCGGGGTACAATCTCGTGCACCTGCGGGTCAGCTACGACTTCCTCGACGACCGGGCACAGGTCGGACTGTGGACCCGAAACCTCCTGGACGAGGCATACTTCGACTACGCGTTCTCGTCGTCTTCGAGTTTCGGGACCGGAAACCGCTGGTTCCAGGTCGGCCGAACGTACGGCGCGGAACTGAGCTACCGGCTCTGA
- a CDS encoding glutathione S-transferase N-terminal domain-containing protein, with amino-acid sequence MRVHWVLHELGLPHETRPIQSRTGETQTPEYLALNPAGKIPVLREDSRPLRAQPAVRIPQSKKLAVAATNASEVDP; translated from the coding sequence ATGCGCGTGCATTGGGTTCTTCACGAACTGGGCCTGCCGCACGAAACGCGCCCCATCCAGTCTCGGACGGGCGAAACGCAGACGCCCGAGTACCTGGCGCTCAACCCGGCCGGTAAGATCCCGGTGCTCCGAGAAGACTCCCGGCCGTTACGCGCACAGCCCGCGGTCCGGATCCCTCAGTCCAAAAAGCTTGCCGTCGCAGCTACAAACGCTTCCGAGGTCGATCCGTAG